Within Spirochaetaceae bacterium, the genomic segment TAACAACGCCGCCCTCAATCGCTCTCAGGCAACGAAAAGTACTTTAACATATCCTCAACCTTTTGTCAACCCCTTTCCAAAGTTTTTTAAGATTTTTTTGAATTTTTTGACCTTAGTCCACCTAACTCCCTTATCCTACGGATAAAGTCTTACACTACTAAAATATCCTCCGCCCTATCTACCACAAACAACCATATTTAATAAATTAACTCCAGCACATCTTCGCCATCAACCTTTTCACCGGTTAATTTAAAACCTAACTTCTCATATAATTTAATAGCTACACTATTGTCAGGCTCGGCACTGATAACTATTTTATTACGGCTTTTATCCTCTTGTAATTTTTTAATAATTACCTCCATTGCTTGCTTACCATAACCTTTGGCCTGATATTTTTTATCAACCATTAAACGACAAATGTAATGGTTATTGTTATCGCTGTCGATTTCGTGCATTAAAAAGCCCACCAAAACTTCATTATTATAAATGGCTAGCGGTGTCGCCTCGTGGTAAACCTTCGCTTCAGCCATAGAATAAAGGTTACCGGCCACAAATTTACCCTCATCACCGGCATTTAGGGCGATAACCTCTTCAAAGTTTTCTTTGGTAACTTCTTTTAACTCAATCATAGTTTTTCCCCTTAAGGCGCTAATGTTTTATCCAGCAATATTTCACCGGTATTTTTATAACCAATCTTTTCGTAAAAACTTCTTACGGCTTGATTATTTTGCTGAGTTACTAAATGAAAATGAGTTATCCCTTTGGCTAAGGCCGTCTTTTCCATAAATTGCAATAACTTTTTACCTATACCTTTATTTCTGTACGCTTCTTTAATAAATAATGTTTCTATATCCAAACGACAATTTTTGTAACAAATTGTTTTTACAATTAACCCCACACAAAAGCCAACGGCCTTATCTCCTTCA encodes:
- a CDS encoding GNAT family N-acetyltransferase gives rise to the protein MMTIKIAGKSDVEGIYELNALFENDNTKDKIKKNIESAGEIVCIAYEGDKAVGFCVGLIVKTICYKNCRLDIETLFIKEAYRNKGIGKKLLQFMEKTALAKGITHFHLVTQQNNQAVRSFYEKIGYKNTGEILLDKTLAP
- a CDS encoding GNAT family N-acetyltransferase, giving the protein MIELKEVTKENFEEVIALNAGDEGKFVAGNLYSMAEAKVYHEATPLAIYNNEVLVGFLMHEIDSDNNNHYICRLMVDKKYQAKGYGKQAMEVIIKKLQEDKSRNKIVISAEPDNSVAIKLYEKLGFKLTGEKVDGEDVLELIY